A region of the Stieleria neptunia genome:
GCAGCGGCCGGGCGGCGCTGGCCGACGCGATCGCTGATCCGTCCAATCCGCTGACCGCCCGCGTGATCGTCAATCGGGTTTGGCACCAATTGATGGGCGCGCCGATCGTCGCCACACCGAGCAACTTCGGTTCGCTCGGCGGACGTCCCTCCCACCCGTTGCTGCTGGACGACCTGGCGGTTCGATTCATGAATGCCGGATGGTCGCTGAAGTGGTTGCAGCGGGAAATCGTTCTGTCGGCCGCCTACGGGCAAAGCAGCGAAATCGACCCGGCCAAATTCGAGACCGACCCGGACAACACCTGGCGTTGGCGGATGCCGCGACGGCGGTTGACTCTGGAAGCGTATCGCGACGCCATCCTGTCGGCTTCCGGCCGACTGGACGCCACCCTGGGCGGCCGATCGATCGATCCCCAACAGACGTCGTCCGGTCGCCGGACCGTTTACAGCGAAGTCAGTCGATTGGACCTGAGCCCCATGCTGGCGCGGTTTGATTTTCCCGACCCCAATGCGCACAGCCCCGGCCGCCACGAAACCACCACTCCCTTACAGAAACTGTTTCTGCTCAACAGCCCGTTCCTGATCCACCAGGCGTCGATGTTGGCCGACCGAATCCAACTGGCCGGAACGACCGATTCCCAGCGGATCGCGTTCGCCTGGCGGTTGCTCTACGGAAGAGCGCCCAGCGACGACGAACGCGAGCTTGCCAAACGCTACGTCGCCGATGGCAGCCAGGAGCGTTGGAACGGCCTTGCGCAGACGCTGTTGATCAGCAACGAAATGTTCATGTTGGATTGATCATGCACGATTCCTTTTCCCGCCGTCATTTATTTCGCCGCAGCGGCGCCGGCTTTGGTTCGGTCGGATTGATGTCCGCCCTGGCATCCGATCAGATCCTTGCCGGCGATGCATCGGTCAGCGATGGGTTGCACCATCGAGCCCGCGCCAAGCGGGTGATTTTCTTGTTCATGAACGGTGCACCGTCACACGTCGACACGTTTGACCCCAAACCGATGCTGGCCAAACACGCGGGGGAATCGCCGAACGATCATTCGGTCGACAAAAAGAACCGCGCCGGCGGGTACATGCCCTCACCGTTTCAGTTTAGCGCCCATGGCGAAAGTGGCGTCGTGATGAGCGAGCTGTTTCCCAAGCTGGCCGATCATGCCGACGATTTGTGCGTCGTGCGTTCGATGCACACCGATGTCCCCAATCACGAACCCGGTTTGTTGCTGATGCAATCGGGCCACCAACAACCGACGCGTCCCAGCATGGGGTCTTGGTTGTCCTACGGCTTGGGCAGCGAAAACGCGAACCTGCCGTCGTTCATCGCGCTCTCCCCGGGGTTGCCCGTCGTCGGCCCACAACTATGGTCCAACGCGTTCCTGCCCGGTCAACACCAGGGCATCGAGATCGACACGAACCATTCCGATGTCGAAAAACTGATCCACAACATTCGGAACCCGCACCTGTCGCGGTCGGATCAACGCGAGCAGTTGGACCTGCTGCAGAAATTCAACCAGATTCATCGACAGCAACGCCCCGGCGAAGCATCGCTGGAAACACACATTCGATCGATGGAGTTGGCCTTTGAGATGCAGCGTGAAGCGTCCGAGGCGTTTGACCTGGATCGCGAAAGCCAACGGACGCGCCAAGCCTACGGCGATTCGGAGTTCGGCCGCAGCTGCTTACTGGGCAGACGGCTGCTGGAGCGCGGCGTCCGCGTGGTCCAAGTGTTTTATGTCAAAAAGAACAGCAAGCAGCCGTGGGACACCCACCGCAACAACAACTCCGGTCACGAAAAACTCTGTGCCGACGCCGATCAAGTCACCGCGGCGTTGCTGTCGGATTTGAAACGCCGCGGGATGTTGGACGACACGCTGGTGATCTGGGGCGGTGAATTCGGCCGCACGCCGTACGCCCAAGTCGATAAAGACAAAGACCCCAAGAAAGCGGGACGCGACCATCATCACACCGGGTTTTCGATGTGGCTGGCCGGAGGCGGGGTGCGCGGCGGATACACGCACGGGGCGACCGACGATTTCGGGATGCACGCCGTCGAGAAACGGGTCCACGTCCACGACCTGCACGCCACCGTGCTGCACCTGATGGGGATCGATCACACCCGATTGACCTACCGCTACTCCGGACGCGATTTTCGACTGACCGACGTTCACGGCCGTGTCGTCGACGACTGGTTCGCCTGAGCAGCAGGCAGAAAAAACGTGGCGGATGTTGAGCGTGGGATAGGCTTCCAGCCTGTCATTGCAGCGTCGACAGGCTGGAAGCCTATCCCACTTATTGACCGCATTCCGCTCATTCGCCGACGGCCATCGCGGAATAGGTCACCGCTTCTCCGCCGGTGGGGTCCAGCGATGCTTCGGCGTAGGACTCGTCGGTTTCCCAGATCCGGACCTGACAAGCCCGCGCCCCGGTTCCTTCCAGCACTTCTGGGCACATCTCTTCGAGCAAGTACTTGGCCATGTTTTCTGCCGTCGGGTTGTACGGCATCACGAAGAATCGGCAGGGCTTGACCAGTTCGAGTGCCTGCCGGGCGTTGGCGTCGTCCTGGTGGATCAGAAAGCTGTGATCCCAATGCTCATCGATCCAGCCTTTGACACGCTGCTTGAGCACGGAAAAATCGAGAATCCGGCCGACGTCGTCCTGCGTCTCACCCTGGACGAAAAAATCCGCGACGTAGTTGTGGCCGTGGAAGTGCTCGCATTTTCCGCCGTGGCCGAACAATCGATGTCCGGCGCAGAACTTGATGCGACGCATGATGGTCAAAGCCATGGAAAATCTCGCGATTTGGAAAGTCAGGGGATTCGGGCCGATCAGCTTAACACTAACCCGGCAGGAAAGTCTTGCAAGGCGTCAACCTATTCCCGCACGACCATCAACAGCATTTGATTGCCGCGACGGATGGTCACGCGACAGGGCTGATTCTGGCGTTTGTACTCGTCCAGGACCGCCTCCAATTGGCGGGCCGATGCCAGCGGCAAACCTCCCGCCGTCTGGATCACATCGCCGACTTCCAGCCCGTCGCGTTCGGCGATGCTGTTGTCCTTGATGCCGGTGATGATCAGCCCCGACTCCAGGTTGCGGTAGCCATATTTCTGGGCCGTCGCCGGGGTGACCGGCACCAACTCGGCGCCCATCACTTCACCCGATCCGAATTGGGCCATCACCTCTTCGGTGCGTTCCTTCAAATCGACACGGACCTGCAAGGGCTTGCCGTCGCGATTGAGTTCCAGCTGCATTTGTGCTCCCGGCGGGCGGCTGGCGACGTAGTTTCGCATCTGCGCGTGGGTCTTCATCGGACGCCCGTCGATGGCCACCACAACGTCGCCGGGTTGAACCCCTGCCTGATCAGCCGGCATCCCTTCGAGCACCGATTCGAT
Encoded here:
- a CDS encoding 6-pyruvoyl trahydropterin synthase family protein; translated protein: MALTIMRRIKFCAGHRLFGHGGKCEHFHGHNYVADFFVQGETQDDVGRILDFSVLKQRVKGWIDEHWDHSFLIHQDDANARQALELVKPCRFFVMPYNPTAENMAKYLLEEMCPEVLEGTGARACQVRIWETDESYAEASLDPTGGEAVTYSAMAVGE
- a CDS encoding DUF1501 domain-containing protein; translated protein: MHDSFSRRHLFRRSGAGFGSVGLMSALASDQILAGDASVSDGLHHRARAKRVIFLFMNGAPSHVDTFDPKPMLAKHAGESPNDHSVDKKNRAGGYMPSPFQFSAHGESGVVMSELFPKLADHADDLCVVRSMHTDVPNHEPGLLLMQSGHQQPTRPSMGSWLSYGLGSENANLPSFIALSPGLPVVGPQLWSNAFLPGQHQGIEIDTNHSDVEKLIHNIRNPHLSRSDQREQLDLLQKFNQIHRQQRPGEASLETHIRSMELAFEMQREASEAFDLDRESQRTRQAYGDSEFGRSCLLGRRLLERGVRVVQVFYVKKNSKQPWDTHRNNNSGHEKLCADADQVTAALLSDLKRRGMLDDTLVIWGGEFGRTPYAQVDKDKDPKKAGRDHHHTGFSMWLAGGGVRGGYTHGATDDFGMHAVEKRVHVHDLHATVLHLMGIDHTRLTYRYSGRDFRLTDVHGRVVDDWFA